From Debaryomyces hansenii CBS767 chromosome C complete sequence, a single genomic window includes:
- a CDS encoding DEHA2C17182p (weakly similar to uniprot|P38632 Saccharomyces cerevisiae YEL019c MMS21 DNA repair protein), which yields MDFSEKNVTKKLRNYHSIMDSESTSQSNVPQDQPVITGSIDLPPYFPLNQNLVKDFERCARLQTKVDQTIKESINNILSQTQEYLKFVLDDENLTNMDFDSKFFSYNLATLEELLKSQHESGIWKKSVEESKIKIRSQQRQEVELNLESLEYYQNQVDDVHFGDLVKKEYEEYRDIHHQETSFQTVLATNDAYKYLKNVTFILQNPQHPLPEEAEDDELEVAGGKISLKDPLSLNYFHTPLVSKKCGHIFEEDTITDYLSNHNKCPVDGCGAVLTRNDLKPDDIMTLRVKVYLLQNKTKRPQANVDRL from the coding sequence ATGGATTTTTCAGAAAAAAATGTAActaaaaaattaagaaattatcaTTCTATCATGGATTCTGAAAGCACGTCGCAAAGCAATGTGCCTCAAGATCAACCAGTAATAACTGGAAGCATAGATTTGCCGCCATATTTCCCGTTGAATCAAAATTTGGTAAAAGACTTCGAGAGATGTGCTCGATTGCAAACAAAAGTTGATCAAACAATAAAAGAATccataaataatattttatcacAAACTCAAGAGTATTTAAAGTTCGTGTTAGATGATGAGAACTTGACCAACATGGACTTTGACTCGAAGTTCTTCAGCTACAATCTAGCCACATTGGAAGAATTGCTCAAGTCACAGCATGAATCAGGTATATGGAAGAAATCTGTAGAGGAGTCCAAGATAAAAATACGACTGCAACAACGCCAGGAAGTGGAACTAAATCTTGAGTCGTTAGAATATTATCAGAACCAAGTCGATGACGTCCACTTTGGTGACTTGGTGAAGAAAGAGTATGAAGAGTATCGAGACATCCATCACCAAGAGACCTCGTTCCAAACGGTCCTCGCAACCAACGATGCTTATAAGTATTTGAAAAACGTTACCTTCATATTACAGAACCCACAACATCCTTTACCAGAAGAGGCTGAAGATGACGAGTTGGAGGTTGCTGGAGGTAAGATATCTTTGAAAGATCCATTATCGCTTAATTATTTCCACACCCCGTTGGTTTCAAAGAAGTGTGGccatatatttgaagaagatactATAACTGATTACCTCAGTAATCATAATAAATGTCCCGTGGATGGATGTGGTGCAGTCTTGACTAGAAATGATCTAAAACCTGATGATATTATGACATTGAGAGTCAAAGTCTACTTACTACAAAACAAGACAAAACGACCTCAGGCAAATGTCGACAGGTTGTGA